From Sporosarcina sp. FSL W7-1349, a single genomic window includes:
- a CDS encoding ethanolamine ammonia-lyase subunit EutB, producing MKLSCVVKGTHYSFTSVKDVLAKASEAKSGDVMARVAAESSLERMAAKVVLSEIQLKDIYENPVIPYETDEVTRLIYDDISETIYKEIQSWTVGELRNTILSYETGTDQLLKLSRGLTSEMIAAVAKLMSSIDLVLASQKMKYQAHCNTTIGEPGRLAFRCQPNHPNDVPEGILYSLKEGLSYGAGDAVIGINPNVDTVESVKRLLTLSHEFMEQWKIPTQNCVLAHITTQVEALRQGAPIALMFQSLAGTQKGNEAFGISKEIIDEGYEMMARYGTSAGPNFMYFETGQGSEVSLNAAHGVDMQTLEARTYGYARHWKPFMVNNVSGFIGPETLYDGRQLIRADLEDVFMGKLHGLPMGIAPTYTNHMDADQNDQEVAGMLTALAGANFYMGVPGGDDVMLNYQDTSYHDDASLRELLGLRPLREFEKWMENMGLMENGKLTKRAGDLSIFD from the coding sequence GTGAAATTGTCTTGTGTAGTAAAAGGAACTCATTATTCGTTTACGTCGGTGAAAGATGTACTGGCCAAAGCAAGTGAAGCGAAATCAGGTGATGTCATGGCGCGGGTGGCGGCAGAATCATCGCTTGAGCGCATGGCAGCAAAAGTAGTGCTCAGCGAAATACAGCTGAAAGATATTTATGAGAATCCGGTCATTCCGTACGAAACAGACGAAGTGACACGTCTGATTTACGATGATATTAGTGAGACGATTTACAAAGAGATTCAAAGCTGGACAGTGGGTGAACTGAGAAATACTATTCTTTCCTATGAAACAGGTACGGATCAACTTTTGAAACTTTCAAGAGGATTGACAAGTGAAATGATTGCGGCTGTCGCCAAGCTCATGTCGAGTATTGACCTTGTACTCGCTTCGCAGAAAATGAAATATCAAGCACACTGCAATACGACCATCGGGGAGCCGGGTCGCCTAGCATTCCGCTGCCAGCCAAATCATCCAAATGACGTGCCGGAGGGAATCTTGTACTCCTTGAAAGAAGGTTTGTCATACGGAGCAGGTGATGCGGTAATCGGCATTAATCCAAATGTGGATACGGTCGAGTCAGTTAAAAGGCTTTTGACCTTGTCGCATGAATTTATGGAGCAATGGAAGATACCAACGCAAAACTGTGTACTGGCCCATATTACGACACAAGTGGAGGCTTTAAGACAGGGGGCCCCAATTGCGCTCATGTTTCAAAGTTTAGCCGGTACACAAAAAGGTAACGAAGCATTTGGCATTTCTAAAGAAATTATTGATGAAGGCTACGAGATGATGGCTCGTTATGGTACATCAGCAGGCCCGAACTTTATGTATTTTGAAACGGGACAAGGCTCGGAAGTCTCGTTAAATGCGGCCCATGGTGTAGATATGCAGACGCTGGAAGCGAGAACCTACGGGTATGCACGTCACTGGAAGCCTTTCATGGTGAATAACGTTTCCGGATTTATTGGACCGGAAACACTTTATGACGGGCGCCAGCTAATTAGAGCGGATCTTGAAGATGTATTCATGGGGAAATTGCATGGCTTGCCAATGGGCATCGCCCCAACCTACACGAATCATATGGATGCCGATCAAAATGATCAAGAAGTGGCCGGGATGTTAACCGCATTGGCGGGAGCAAATTTCTACATGGGTGTACCAGGTGGAGATGATGTCATGCTGAATTATCAAGATACAAGCTATCACGACGATGCTAGTTTACGTGAGCTTCTTGGGCTGCGTCCGCTTCGCGAATTTGAAAAATGGATGGAAAATATGGGCTTAATGGAGAATGGAAAACTGACAAAACGTGCAGGAGATTTATCGATCTTCGACTAA
- a CDS encoding sensor histidine kinase — protein sequence MNGVLDLCQLTGLSNEQCKIILGVAQNLQIIADISQADIFIDCLLEEENAALIVAEAKPATIPSLYQNSLLGQIALEDMEPGVLFSLKTGKSISGSRGITEESGVMQQDIVPIKDLAGETIAVLIKEKDISREVQQEKNIGKLMKTTEADDKQDVIKSIIVQEIHHRVKNNLQVISSLLRLQKRRTSSKEVANVFQDSISRISSMALVHDHLAQSGIGEANVKTLIKQVASLLVTSSSTPDQNISVSVEGESVFCPSDKATAVALIVNELIQNSIKHAFLLRDEGNIDITLTVRKQMVTIIVMDNGCGIGDSFLPSETSSLGLQLVDMLVEERLQGVLSFLQSDKGTKVSITFPIIESQD from the coding sequence ATGAATGGAGTTTTAGACTTATGCCAATTAACCGGTTTATCAAACGAACAGTGTAAAATTATTTTAGGCGTGGCTCAAAACCTTCAAATAATCGCTGACATTTCTCAAGCAGATATATTTATTGATTGTCTGTTGGAAGAGGAAAATGCAGCTTTAATTGTAGCTGAAGCAAAACCTGCTACAATTCCATCTTTATACCAAAACAGCTTATTAGGACAGATAGCGTTGGAAGACATGGAACCAGGTGTGTTATTTAGTTTGAAAACTGGAAAGTCAATTTCCGGATCAAGGGGCATTACGGAGGAATCTGGAGTGATGCAGCAAGATATCGTACCGATAAAAGACTTGGCCGGAGAGACGATCGCGGTTTTAATTAAAGAAAAAGACATCTCACGTGAGGTACAGCAAGAAAAGAACATCGGAAAACTTATGAAAACAACTGAAGCTGATGACAAACAAGATGTAATTAAGTCCATAATCGTTCAGGAAATTCATCATCGGGTGAAAAATAATCTACAAGTTATTTCAAGTTTACTCCGCTTACAAAAGAGGCGTACTTCCTCCAAAGAGGTAGCCAATGTGTTTCAAGACAGTATATCTCGTATATCCAGTATGGCCTTGGTTCATGATCATTTAGCGCAAAGTGGAATCGGGGAGGCCAATGTTAAGACTTTAATTAAACAAGTTGCGTCTTTGCTTGTCACTTCATCCAGTACTCCTGATCAAAACATTTCGGTATCTGTTGAGGGGGAATCCGTATTTTGTCCATCGGATAAAGCAACAGCTGTAGCACTCATTGTTAATGAATTAATACAGAATAGTATAAAACATGCTTTTCTTTTACGTGATGAGGGAAACATTGATATCACTTTAACGGTTCGAAAACAGATGGTTACTATTATCGTAATGGACAATGGATGTGGGATAGGTGATTCGTTTTTACCTAGTGAAACATCATCTTTAGGACTACAGCTGGTTGATATGTTGGTTGAAGAAAGACTGCAAGGTGTACTTTCATTCCTCCAATCCGACAAAGGGACAAAAGTTTCTATAACCTTTCCGATAATAGAGAGTCAAGACTGA